The following are encoded in a window of Lagenorhynchus albirostris chromosome 3, mLagAlb1.1, whole genome shotgun sequence genomic DNA:
- the MARCHF2 gene encoding E3 ubiquitin-protein ligase MARCHF2 isoform X2, whose protein sequence is MRNQGSERSSLLHRATQRVMIRAAIRAWPSVQGHSSTEGHTGASLWLLGPWASGPEDAGLPVAMTTGDCCHLPGSLCDCSDSPAFSKVVEATGLGPPQYVAQVTSRDGRLLSTVIRALDTPSDGPFCRICHEGANGESLLSPCGCTGTLGAVHKSCLERWLSSSNTSYCELCHTEFAVEKRPRPLTEWLKDPGPRTEKRTLCCDMVCFLFITPLAAISGWLCLRGAQDHLRLHSRLEAVGLIALTIALFTIYVLWTLVSFRYHCQLYSEWRRTNQKVRLKIRATDGPEGTQHSPLAAGLLKKVAEETPV, encoded by the exons ATGAGgaatcaaggctcagagaggtcaagcctTTTGCACAGGGCTACACAGCGAGTAATGATCAGAGCTGCGATTAGAGCCTGGCCTTCAGTGCAGGGCCATTCAAGTACTGAAGGGCATACAGGAGCCTCTCTGTG GCTCCTGGGACCATGGGCCTCGGGCCCTGAGGACGCGGGGCTCCCTGTGGCCATGACGACGGGTGACTGCTGTCACCTCCCTGGCTCCCTGTGCGACTGCTCCGACAGCCCCGCCTTCTCCAAGGTCGTGGAGGCCACGGGCCTTGGGCCACCCCAGTATGTGGCACAGGTGACTTCAAGGGACGGCCGGCTCCTCTCAACTGTCATCCGGGCCTTGGACACACCGAG CGATGGTCCATTCTGCAGGATCTGCCATGAGGGAGCGAACGGGGAGAGCTTGCTGTCTCCATGTGGTTGCACCGGCACACTGGGCGCTGTGCACAAGAGCTGTCTGGAGAGATGGCTTTCCTCATCCAATACCAGCTACTGCGAGCTGTGCCACACGGAGTTTGCAGTGGAGAAGAGGCCCCGGCCCCTCACAGAG TGGCTGAAGGACCCAGGGCCTCGGACAGAGAAGAGGACACTGTGCTGCGACATGGTGTGCTTCCTGTTCATCACGCCTCTGGCCGCGATCTCAGGCTGGCTGTGCCTGCGTGGGGCCCAGGACCACCTCAGGCTCCATAGCCGGCTGGAGGCGGTGGGGCTCATCGCCCTCACCATTGCTCTCTTTACCATCTACGTCCTCTGGACGCTG GTCTCATTCCGCTACCATTGCCAGCTGTACTCCGAGTGGAGGAGGACCAACCAGAAAGTGCGCCTGAAGATCCGGGCCACCGATGGCCCCGAAGGCACCCAGCACTCCCCTCTGGCAGCTGGGCTCCTGAAGAAGGTGGCAGAGGAGACGCCTGTGTGA
- the MARCHF2 gene encoding E3 ubiquitin-protein ligase MARCHF2 isoform X1 codes for MRNQGSERSSLLHRATQRVMIRAAIRAWPSVQGHSSTEGHTGASLWLLGPWASGPEDAGLPVAMTTGDCCHLPGSLCDCSDSPAFSKVVEATGLGPPQYVAQVTSRDGRLLSTVIRALDTPRGDPDSWGRMAPQVGQKVLDPETFRGQRGRPRSDGPFCRICHEGANGESLLSPCGCTGTLGAVHKSCLERWLSSSNTSYCELCHTEFAVEKRPRPLTEWLKDPGPRTEKRTLCCDMVCFLFITPLAAISGWLCLRGAQDHLRLHSRLEAVGLIALTIALFTIYVLWTLVSFRYHCQLYSEWRRTNQKVRLKIRATDGPEGTQHSPLAAGLLKKVAEETPV; via the exons ATGAGgaatcaaggctcagagaggtcaagcctTTTGCACAGGGCTACACAGCGAGTAATGATCAGAGCTGCGATTAGAGCCTGGCCTTCAGTGCAGGGCCATTCAAGTACTGAAGGGCATACAGGAGCCTCTCTGTG GCTCCTGGGACCATGGGCCTCGGGCCCTGAGGACGCGGGGCTCCCTGTGGCCATGACGACGGGTGACTGCTGTCACCTCCCTGGCTCCCTGTGCGACTGCTCCGACAGCCCCGCCTTCTCCAAGGTCGTGGAGGCCACGGGCCTTGGGCCACCCCAGTATGTGGCACAGGTGACTTCAAGGGACGGCCGGCTCCTCTCAACTGTCATCCGGGCCTTGGACACACCGAG AGGAGACCCTGATTCCTGGGGGCGCATGGCACCCCAAGTGGGGCAGAAAGTTCTGGACCCTGAAACCTTCAGAGGACAAAGAGGAAGGCCCAGGAG CGATGGTCCATTCTGCAGGATCTGCCATGAGGGAGCGAACGGGGAGAGCTTGCTGTCTCCATGTGGTTGCACCGGCACACTGGGCGCTGTGCACAAGAGCTGTCTGGAGAGATGGCTTTCCTCATCCAATACCAGCTACTGCGAGCTGTGCCACACGGAGTTTGCAGTGGAGAAGAGGCCCCGGCCCCTCACAGAG TGGCTGAAGGACCCAGGGCCTCGGACAGAGAAGAGGACACTGTGCTGCGACATGGTGTGCTTCCTGTTCATCACGCCTCTGGCCGCGATCTCAGGCTGGCTGTGCCTGCGTGGGGCCCAGGACCACCTCAGGCTCCATAGCCGGCTGGAGGCGGTGGGGCTCATCGCCCTCACCATTGCTCTCTTTACCATCTACGTCCTCTGGACGCTG GTCTCATTCCGCTACCATTGCCAGCTGTACTCCGAGTGGAGGAGGACCAACCAGAAAGTGCGCCTGAAGATCCGGGCCACCGATGGCCCCGAAGGCACCCAGCACTCCCCTCTGGCAGCTGGGCTCCTGAAGAAGGTGGCAGAGGAGACGCCTGTGTGA
- the MARCHF2 gene encoding E3 ubiquitin-protein ligase MARCHF2 isoform X3, which translates to MTTGDCCHLPGSLCDCSDSPAFSKVVEATGLGPPQYVAQVTSRDGRLLSTVIRALDTPRGDPDSWGRMAPQVGQKVLDPETFRGQRGRPRSDGPFCRICHEGANGESLLSPCGCTGTLGAVHKSCLERWLSSSNTSYCELCHTEFAVEKRPRPLTEWLKDPGPRTEKRTLCCDMVCFLFITPLAAISGWLCLRGAQDHLRLHSRLEAVGLIALTIALFTIYVLWTLVSFRYHCQLYSEWRRTNQKVRLKIRATDGPEGTQHSPLAAGLLKKVAEETPV; encoded by the exons ATGACGACGGGTGACTGCTGTCACCTCCCTGGCTCCCTGTGCGACTGCTCCGACAGCCCCGCCTTCTCCAAGGTCGTGGAGGCCACGGGCCTTGGGCCACCCCAGTATGTGGCACAGGTGACTTCAAGGGACGGCCGGCTCCTCTCAACTGTCATCCGGGCCTTGGACACACCGAG AGGAGACCCTGATTCCTGGGGGCGCATGGCACCCCAAGTGGGGCAGAAAGTTCTGGACCCTGAAACCTTCAGAGGACAAAGAGGAAGGCCCAGGAG CGATGGTCCATTCTGCAGGATCTGCCATGAGGGAGCGAACGGGGAGAGCTTGCTGTCTCCATGTGGTTGCACCGGCACACTGGGCGCTGTGCACAAGAGCTGTCTGGAGAGATGGCTTTCCTCATCCAATACCAGCTACTGCGAGCTGTGCCACACGGAGTTTGCAGTGGAGAAGAGGCCCCGGCCCCTCACAGAG TGGCTGAAGGACCCAGGGCCTCGGACAGAGAAGAGGACACTGTGCTGCGACATGGTGTGCTTCCTGTTCATCACGCCTCTGGCCGCGATCTCAGGCTGGCTGTGCCTGCGTGGGGCCCAGGACCACCTCAGGCTCCATAGCCGGCTGGAGGCGGTGGGGCTCATCGCCCTCACCATTGCTCTCTTTACCATCTACGTCCTCTGGACGCTG GTCTCATTCCGCTACCATTGCCAGCTGTACTCCGAGTGGAGGAGGACCAACCAGAAAGTGCGCCTGAAGATCCGGGCCACCGATGGCCCCGAAGGCACCCAGCACTCCCCTCTGGCAGCTGGGCTCCTGAAGAAGGTGGCAGAGGAGACGCCTGTGTGA